The following proteins are co-located in the Paenibacillus sp. FSL H8-0079 genome:
- a CDS encoding cupin domain-containing protein, with protein sequence MSERKKNIETLFLQENGVIPNHPTLPVLLYKNVWAEEALNAESLLNRNGWGNSWLNGVFNYHHYHSNAHEALAVVSGFVKLILGGENGHKVYLQTGDVVVLPAGTGHKRLESSTDFRIAGAYPGGMSYNTRTGEEGELQTALQEIREVPIPDTDPVYGQDGPLMEIWNGKKS encoded by the coding sequence ATGAGTGAACGGAAAAAGAATATAGAGACGTTATTCCTTCAGGAGAATGGTGTAATTCCCAATCATCCGACCCTGCCTGTGCTTTTGTATAAGAATGTATGGGCAGAGGAAGCACTGAATGCAGAATCGTTGCTGAACCGTAATGGATGGGGAAATAGCTGGTTGAATGGTGTTTTCAATTATCATCATTATCATAGTAACGCGCATGAGGCTCTTGCTGTGGTGAGCGGATTCGTGAAATTGATTTTAGGCGGAGAAAATGGGCATAAAGTGTACCTTCAGACAGGCGACGTTGTCGTGCTTCCTGCTGGAACAGGGCATAAACGTCTGGAATCCAGCACTGACTTTCGTATTGCCGGTGCCTATCCGGGCGGCATGAGTTACAATACACGCACAGGTGAGGAAGGCGAGCTGCAGACGGCTCTTCAGGAAATACGTGAGGTTCCGATTCCGGATACCGATCCGGTCTATGGGCAGGATGGGCCACTAATGGAAATCTGGAATGGGAAGAAGTCATAA
- a CDS encoding DUF1641 domain-containing protein, with protein MSQSPTQQEVPVTEGANVSERQSLDVLDQLMKPEVQESLTVLVENLPKLAEMVTAMTKAYDFAQSVATDKVLISDTMSAMGEFAKPVVDKAKGVASAAIEANDRAQTEQTSVGLFAMLKMLKDPNVQQSLRFAQSFLSILNERQQPKR; from the coding sequence ATGTCACAATCGCCTACTCAACAAGAGGTGCCAGTTACAGAAGGTGCCAACGTTTCCGAGCGCCAGTCCTTGGACGTTCTGGATCAACTGATGAAGCCTGAGGTACAGGAGTCTTTAACCGTTCTGGTGGAGAACCTGCCTAAATTGGCTGAAATGGTTACTGCTATGACAAAAGCTTATGACTTTGCACAAAGTGTAGCAACAGACAAAGTTCTGATCAGCGACACAATGAGCGCAATGGGCGAGTTCGCTAAGCCTGTTGTAGACAAAGCTAAAGGTGTAGCTTCTGCTGCCATCGAAGCCAATGACCGTGCACAAACAGAGCAAACTTCAGTTGGCTTGTTCGCTATGCTGAAAATGCTTAAAGATCCAAACGTACAACAATCGCTTCGTTTTGCTCAATCTTTCTTGAGCATCTTGAACGAGCGTCAACAACCGAAACGTTAA
- a CDS encoding response regulator gives MRAIVIDDEKPAQLHLERLLRTDGRITPVQCFSTARDGLHFLANERVDVVFLDIGMPEMNGLEAAEYIQQLDQSIRIIFVTAYADHAVEAFELHALDYVLKPVSSARLAKTIDRIAGIMSHHSQVAATAEVQESGSVSVELDTEVPGLLTFKHLDIYRTLDQGAKKHKWRTTKSQELFAFLFHHREEWVSKEILLDKLWGDVSQEKGLTHLHTSVYQIRKLLKEWNMTGKLEYNMNRYRLLSGNLVSDVEQFEKAMVYNAITSDNVDDLRHMIPLYRADYLEEHDYHWAQAKARELRRKYTGLVMDIAEWDMMHGRGKEAIEQLTILQEREPYSEEICRLMMEVYASIDDQQGILRLYHSFTLTLDEDLGHEPEPETSRLYQNLTDK, from the coding sequence GTGAGAGCCATTGTGATTGATGACGAGAAGCCGGCGCAGCTTCATCTGGAGCGCCTACTACGAACGGACGGACGAATTACACCCGTGCAATGTTTTTCAACAGCCCGTGATGGTCTTCATTTTCTGGCAAACGAACGTGTGGATGTTGTATTTTTGGACATCGGCATGCCGGAGATGAATGGCCTGGAGGCGGCTGAATATATACAGCAACTGGATCAGAGTATTCGTATTATCTTTGTTACGGCTTACGCCGATCATGCGGTGGAGGCATTCGAGCTGCATGCCCTGGATTATGTACTGAAACCGGTAAGCTCCGCACGCTTGGCCAAAACCATTGATCGAATTGCGGGCATAATGTCGCATCATTCCCAAGTTGCAGCCACCGCCGAGGTGCAGGAATCGGGATCGGTATCTGTGGAGTTGGATACCGAAGTGCCGGGGCTGCTTACGTTCAAACATCTGGATATCTATAGAACTCTGGATCAGGGTGCTAAGAAGCATAAGTGGCGTACAACCAAATCGCAGGAATTGTTTGCTTTTTTGTTTCATCACAGGGAAGAGTGGGTAAGCAAAGAGATTCTGCTGGATAAGCTGTGGGGTGATGTTTCCCAGGAGAAGGGACTAACCCATCTACATACTTCCGTGTACCAGATTCGAAAGCTGCTTAAGGAATGGAACATGACAGGTAAGCTGGAGTACAATATGAACCGCTATCGTCTTTTATCAGGTAATCTGGTGAGTGATGTGGAACAATTCGAAAAAGCCATGGTCTACAACGCCATTACCTCCGACAATGTCGATGACTTGAGGCATATGATTCCACTTTATCGTGCCGATTATCTGGAAGAGCATGATTACCATTGGGCGCAGGCCAAAGCAAGGGAACTCAGACGCAAGTATACAGGGTTGGTTATGGATATCGCGGAATGGGACATGATGCATGGTCGGGGTAAGGAAGCGATTGAGCAATTAACGATACTGCAGGAACGGGAGCCTTATTCGGAAGAAATCTGCCGACTCATGATGGAGGTGTATGCATCCATAGATGATCAGCAAGGCATACTTCGTTTATATCATTCATTCACACTAACCCTGGATGAAGATCTGGGACATGAGCCGGAGCCCGAAACAAGCAGGTTATATCAGAACCTGACGGACAAATAA
- a CDS encoding CsbD family protein, with product MSNSTSDKIKAGINKAKGEVKDQIGNATNNRSLQAEGKKDKAKGAVQDKIADVKKDH from the coding sequence ATGAGTAATTCAACTAGCGATAAAATCAAAGCAGGCATTAATAAGGCTAAAGGCGAAGTGAAGGATCAGATCGGTAATGCAACCAATAACAGATCCCTTCAGGCTGAGGGCAAGAAAGACAAAGCCAAAGGTGCTGTACAGGATAAAATTGCTGACGTTAAAAAAGATCACTAG
- a CDS encoding deoxyribodipyrimidine photo-lyase yields the protein MKLFIHRKDLRTDDLAAFDYLREHEEESVHVLIYDSFLLRQGREKEHSGVNFRKHAAGLSRQYLEAKRKLHVAYGKPAEVVNFILNEFKGEIEEIVVHRDMTPYAIERDRAIRKVSEAHEVSFTQLTDHLLMDLNGFANFTGKSEPYKVFAAFHRRWVEFMNEHPNPPSATTIAELKVSDRQIEWPEAMQVPPELLESNGSDDEDPHLLLDQFLSDRIAEYGEHRDEYEAYEPSHLSSYVAVGAVSIRKMYDAASRTAEAGEWIRQLCFRDFYLYRAIYESHYFTYEKVYDLSALHDEHFERWCKAETGIPIIDAAMTELNETGHMPNRLRILTAMFLTKNLQCPFTLGEAYFRRKLSDYDNIQNRGNWLWCASLGENAAPYFRVNNPVTQSEKYDPQGDYIRKWLPELKDLHSKDIHQPRKDAIVDLKASRQAAIEVYKQILASRQK from the coding sequence ATGAAGCTATTCATACACCGCAAAGATCTGCGTACTGATGATCTGGCTGCATTCGATTATTTGCGGGAACACGAAGAAGAGAGTGTGCATGTGCTCATCTATGATTCATTCCTCCTGCGGCAAGGCCGAGAGAAGGAACACAGCGGTGTGAATTTTAGGAAGCATGCAGCGGGCCTGAGCAGACAGTATCTTGAAGCCAAACGAAAACTGCATGTTGCTTACGGCAAACCGGCTGAAGTAGTTAATTTCATCCTGAACGAATTCAAAGGCGAGATTGAGGAGATTGTGGTCCACCGGGACATGACACCATATGCAATCGAGCGGGATAGGGCCATACGCAAAGTCAGTGAGGCGCATGAGGTTTCGTTCACGCAACTGACGGATCATTTGCTGATGGATCTAAATGGATTTGCTAATTTTACAGGCAAGTCGGAGCCGTATAAAGTATTTGCGGCTTTCCATCGGCGGTGGGTGGAATTCATGAATGAACATCCCAATCCTCCCTCGGCAACAACGATTGCAGAACTGAAGGTGAGTGATCGACAGATTGAATGGCCGGAGGCGATGCAGGTACCTCCGGAGTTGCTGGAGTCCAATGGCTCGGATGATGAGGACCCGCATCTGCTGCTGGATCAATTCTTATCGGATCGTATTGCTGAATATGGTGAGCATCGGGATGAGTATGAAGCTTATGAACCGAGCCATCTCAGTTCTTACGTAGCAGTGGGAGCCGTATCCATTCGCAAGATGTATGATGCGGCGAGTCGCACGGCGGAGGCGGGGGAATGGATCAGGCAGTTGTGCTTCCGTGACTTCTACCTGTATCGAGCGATCTATGAGAGTCACTACTTTACATATGAAAAGGTGTACGATCTCTCGGCCCTCCATGACGAGCATTTCGAACGTTGGTGCAAGGCGGAGACAGGTATTCCGATTATTGATGCAGCAATGACGGAACTGAACGAAACCGGACATATGCCGAACCGGTTAAGGATTCTCACGGCGATGTTTCTCACCAAAAACCTGCAATGTCCATTCACCTTGGGTGAAGCCTATTTCAGGCGCAAGCTGAGTGACTACGATAATATTCAGAACCGAGGTAACTGGCTGTGGTGTGCTTCGCTTGGCGAGAATGCAGCTCCGTATTTTCGGGTGAACAATCCAGTGACACAATCCGAGAAGTATGATCCGCAAGGTGATTATATTCGGAAGTGGTTGCCTGAGCTGAAGGATCTGCATAGTAAGGACATCCATCAACCGCGTAAGGATGCCATTGTCGATCTGAAGGCATCGAGACAGGCGGCGATTGAGGTGTATAAACAGATTCTGGCGAGCCGCCAGAAGTAG
- a CDS encoding acyltransferase, with translation MSETLKRERIPELNLVRAMAIIGVLSVHSTSYATVDMTGSGYYWLYNFINIFMKYGTPTFIFMSSFVLFYNYYSRPLDKKLVSNFYKKRFVYILLPYFLFSLMYFVILHFTHYQGRPFGESAVSFITKLFTGKAYTHLYFVFINMQFYLLFPLVLWLLKKYPSVVKWSVPIGLLIQWAFIVSNKYGFQVPNKGSWAFSYFSYFMLGAFIGVYFPKIKQWFVISRANATKGRVASWILLWAVWIIAGLGHVYIYYQLRLKIATYNTLWYEFFWNVHTFACALVLIQIAYLLYRKGPSLIVKPLNRLGALSFGIYLIHPLFLLVYRNYPPQTGVSWLVHLWYAGGFGVALIASWIVVGLTARFVPYAWVIFGNLPKPKPRLAPQQNSGQLDVR, from the coding sequence ATGAGTGAAACACTGAAAAGAGAGCGAATTCCGGAGCTGAATCTGGTACGTGCCATGGCGATTATCGGCGTACTGAGCGTGCATTCCACTTCTTACGCGACGGTGGACATGACCGGTTCGGGCTACTACTGGCTGTACAACTTTATTAATATCTTCATGAAATATGGTACGCCAACCTTTATTTTTATGAGCAGTTTCGTGCTGTTCTATAACTATTATTCCCGTCCACTGGATAAGAAACTCGTAAGTAACTTTTACAAAAAAAGATTTGTGTATATCTTGCTTCCGTATTTCCTGTTTTCATTGATGTATTTTGTTATCTTGCATTTCACGCATTATCAAGGCCGACCATTCGGCGAATCGGCTGTAAGTTTCATTACGAAATTGTTTACGGGTAAGGCCTATACGCATCTGTACTTTGTGTTTATTAACATGCAATTCTATCTGTTATTCCCATTGGTGTTATGGCTGCTCAAGAAGTATCCTTCCGTGGTGAAATGGTCTGTACCGATTGGACTATTGATTCAATGGGCATTTATCGTAAGTAATAAATATGGATTCCAGGTACCCAATAAGGGAAGCTGGGCGTTCTCGTACTTTTCCTATTTCATGCTGGGTGCTTTTATCGGAGTGTATTTCCCTAAAATCAAGCAATGGTTCGTCATCAGTCGCGCCAATGCAACCAAAGGACGCGTAGCTTCATGGATTCTGCTCTGGGCCGTGTGGATCATTGCCGGACTGGGTCATGTGTACATCTATTATCAGTTGCGTCTGAAGATCGCAACGTATAACACACTGTGGTATGAATTTTTCTGGAATGTGCATACCTTCGCTTGTGCGCTGGTACTCATCCAGATCGCTTATCTGCTCTACCGCAAAGGGCCGTCACTGATCGTTAAGCCGCTGAACCGGCTTGGGGCACTGTCCTTCGGCATCTATCTGATCCATCCATTGTTCCTTCTGGTGTATCGGAATTATCCGCCGCAAACGGGAGTGTCGTGGTTAGTGCATCTGTGGTATGCCGGAGGATTCGGCGTAGCTCTGATCGCTTCGTGGATCGTTGTTGGATTGACGGCAAGGTTCGTTCCATATGCATGGGTGATCTTTGGTAATCTGCCAAAACCGAAACCACGTCTGGCACCACAACAGAACTCGGGGCAACTGGACGTTCGTTAA
- a CDS encoding TVP38/TMEM64 family protein, which produces MTPAALDIMSYITEENIRFWLEKFRSLGPLPGILLTFMKSFVPPLPTLLIVGVNGAVYGLWAGFLYSWIGMVLGCIVTFLIVREIGKSAFVERWARKPRVQRSMVWIRRNAFGYVFLLSIFPVGPFVIINVAAGIARMRLLSFLLAVGCGKAIMIFSVTYIGSNVEQFLEHPVRWVGVLLFIAVSLWASRKLERHFTRSSSDDEGLNDLNQPTGKSISS; this is translated from the coding sequence ATGACCCCAGCAGCATTGGACATTATGTCCTATATTACGGAAGAAAATATTCGTTTCTGGCTGGAGAAGTTTCGCTCCCTGGGCCCATTACCGGGAATTTTGCTTACGTTTATGAAATCATTTGTGCCGCCACTTCCAACGCTATTAATAGTGGGTGTGAACGGTGCGGTATACGGTCTGTGGGCAGGGTTTTTATACTCATGGATCGGCATGGTCCTTGGTTGCATCGTTACTTTTCTGATCGTACGGGAGATCGGGAAATCCGCTTTTGTGGAACGATGGGCACGCAAACCCCGTGTGCAGCGCAGTATGGTATGGATTCGGAGGAATGCGTTCGGTTATGTCTTTCTCCTGAGTATCTTCCCGGTAGGTCCATTCGTCATTATTAATGTGGCAGCAGGTATCGCGCGAATGCGCTTGTTATCCTTCCTGCTTGCGGTGGGCTGTGGTAAAGCGATCATGATCTTCTCTGTTACGTATATCGGTTCCAATGTGGAACAATTTTTGGAGCACCCTGTACGCTGGGTAGGCGTATTGCTGTTCATTGCGGTATCCCTGTGGGCAAGCCGCAAACTGGAGCGACATTTTACCCGGTCATCGTCAGATGATGAAGGGCTGAATGATCTGAATCAACCAACTGGCAAATCGATTTCCTCCTAG
- a CDS encoding SRPBCC domain-containing protein: MDSSSSSSSALPDIRQELLLHAPVEKVWEMVSTEQGLKTWFMPGNLEPVEGHHFILEAGPFGQSPCQVTEVLPLEKLSFRWGRDWTLTFQLLKQPEGTDFTLIHSGWDADKLTEFGQAHAIVRERMEQGWARIVQKLAQVVK; the protein is encoded by the coding sequence ATGGATTCATCATCAAGTTCATCAAGTGCATTGCCGGATATCCGTCAGGAACTATTGCTTCATGCACCTGTAGAGAAGGTGTGGGAGATGGTCTCAACGGAGCAAGGACTGAAAACCTGGTTCATGCCAGGCAATCTGGAACCCGTGGAGGGTCACCACTTTATATTGGAAGCAGGCCCATTCGGTCAATCACCTTGTCAGGTGACGGAAGTTCTTCCACTAGAGAAATTGTCATTTCGCTGGGGAAGGGACTGGACGTTGACGTTCCAATTGCTTAAACAGCCGGAAGGTACGGATTTTACACTGATTCACAGCGGTTGGGATGCGGATAAACTGACTGAATTTGGACAGGCTCACGCCATCGTACGCGAACGTATGGAGCAGGGATGGGCCAGAATCGTTCAGAAGCTTGCTCAAGTTGTTAAATAA
- a CDS encoding ATP-binding protein, whose amino-acid sequence MRKHWIMLTISFICIVIVPLGWIAQTLISERSNPQAADGRIDLTQWDFDRKGPASLKGVWDFYPGQLLSPADIEASVSGRKPLPASSGTQVPARWNKSLGQAHGYGTYHLQVQLTARTMKNDYGIRTQNIRMAHRVFIDGKEIGGKGLPGMTPDTDVQLNLPFTGFTSIEGNTADIIIQVSNYSYSSGGIVAPILFGDEHSILKSQQQDWLKDLMTLFGFILPAAFFLLLFRLRRSEKELNYLGLFSLSGALYALTHGEKLLGTFVPFLTNNEMLRIQLLSSAFAYYFLLRYMDARVPGAVHQWFVRLAVVLIIAQTIVGLTLPPTLFSSFELPMLLVSLVVMFYTLRAMFYWLKGRPNDSHFALVSMMSILMVVVLHTLGAFTAVDTAFFALIELLLFVLAQMIVTAIRFAQSFRDVEALSERLLAIDSLKDEFMANTSHELRTPLHGIINIAQSMLEGAAGAVTPKQAKNLSMITATGKRLSLLVNDILDFSKLKNSEIELKRVAVDLESVARTVVEVSGFTFEDKPVLLIQQWPQSLPLVEADEDRLRQILYNLLGNAYKYTEQGEIRLYASVDGDRVRVSVADTGVGIALDKQEDIFQAYEQSNGTMERVNDGTGLGLSITRKLVELGGGEIWVESEPGQGSTFHFTLPVIKLPLLQAHSKPVAARYVAVQGTGAKELVTRESDEPDDLSEGEHTILIVDDDPVNRQVLLNLLSTERYRVIAADSGLTALKLREQFPSIDLVITDWMMPKMSGLELCRKLREHSSLSELPILMLTARGLPEDIKHGFQAGANDFLSKPVDAGELRARVRTLIEMRSSVQEAIRTEMAFLQAQIKPHFLYNALNVIIATCAVNPDKATDLLIELSHYLRGSFDFQNREQLVPLNKELELVESYVHLEQARFEERLVVEYEVEPDVHLYLPPLSIQPLVENAIRHGVMERAAGGTVQLRIFKESEHVVVQVQDDGVGIPPERMAQVKSGRTEGPGGVGLQNINRRLMSLYGQGLEIHSHVGKGTQIRFRIPVQKVDYSN is encoded by the coding sequence ATGAGAAAACACTGGATTATGCTGACGATCAGTTTCATATGCATTGTCATTGTTCCACTGGGCTGGATTGCCCAGACGTTAATTAGTGAGCGGAGTAACCCCCAGGCTGCGGATGGAAGAATTGACCTGACCCAGTGGGACTTTGATCGCAAGGGTCCGGCGTCTCTAAAGGGTGTCTGGGATTTCTACCCTGGGCAGTTGCTCAGTCCGGCAGATATTGAAGCAAGTGTATCCGGTCGCAAGCCATTGCCTGCTTCGTCAGGCACTCAAGTTCCGGCCCGATGGAACAAATCTCTGGGGCAAGCACATGGGTATGGAACCTACCATCTGCAAGTCCAGCTTACAGCCCGAACGATGAAAAACGATTACGGCATACGCACGCAGAATATACGTATGGCCCACCGGGTATTTATCGATGGTAAAGAGATTGGCGGCAAAGGACTGCCGGGAATGACCCCGGATACGGATGTGCAATTAAATCTGCCCTTTACGGGATTCACGTCCATTGAGGGCAACACGGCTGACATTATCATTCAAGTATCAAATTATAGTTACTCGTCTGGGGGCATTGTGGCACCCATTCTATTTGGAGACGAGCATAGCATCCTGAAAAGCCAGCAACAGGACTGGCTCAAGGATCTGATGACCTTGTTCGGCTTTATCTTGCCCGCCGCCTTCTTCCTGCTACTGTTTCGGTTGCGGCGTAGTGAGAAGGAACTGAATTATCTCGGATTATTCAGTCTTTCCGGTGCACTTTACGCTTTGACCCATGGGGAGAAGTTACTGGGAACGTTTGTACCGTTCCTGACTAACAATGAGATGCTTCGGATTCAGCTTCTTAGTTCAGCCTTTGCCTATTACTTCTTGCTTCGATATATGGATGCTCGTGTACCAGGGGCAGTTCATCAGTGGTTTGTTCGTCTTGCTGTAGTGCTAATCATTGCCCAGACCATTGTGGGCCTAACGCTGCCTCCGACCCTTTTCTCATCGTTTGAGCTTCCCATGCTGCTGGTCTCGCTTGTTGTCATGTTCTATACGCTGCGAGCGATGTTCTATTGGTTAAAAGGACGACCGAATGATAGTCACTTTGCACTGGTGAGCATGATGAGCATACTTATGGTTGTTGTATTGCACACGCTCGGTGCGTTCACTGCCGTAGATACAGCGTTCTTTGCGCTGATTGAACTTTTATTATTTGTATTAGCCCAGATGATTGTGACCGCAATCCGCTTCGCACAATCATTCCGTGACGTGGAAGCTCTATCGGAGCGTTTACTCGCCATTGACAGTCTCAAGGACGAGTTCATGGCGAATACGTCTCATGAGCTACGAACCCCCCTGCACGGCATCATTAATATTGCTCAATCCATGCTGGAAGGTGCGGCCGGCGCGGTCACACCCAAGCAAGCTAAAAATCTGTCCATGATTACGGCAACCGGTAAGCGGCTGTCGCTGTTGGTTAACGACATTTTGGATTTTTCCAAACTGAAAAATAGTGAGATCGAGTTGAAACGGGTAGCTGTCGATCTGGAATCGGTTGCCCGTACTGTAGTTGAAGTCTCGGGTTTCACGTTCGAGGACAAGCCGGTTTTACTGATTCAGCAATGGCCCCAGTCGTTGCCGCTCGTAGAGGCTGACGAAGATCGCCTCAGGCAGATTCTGTATAACCTGTTGGGTAACGCCTATAAGTACACTGAGCAGGGTGAGATTCGGCTGTACGCCAGTGTCGATGGGGATCGGGTGAGGGTATCGGTCGCAGATACGGGGGTAGGCATCGCCCTGGACAAACAGGAGGACATCTTCCAAGCCTATGAGCAGAGTAATGGGACAATGGAGCGAGTGAATGATGGAACCGGGCTCGGTCTGAGTATTACTCGGAAACTCGTCGAGCTTGGCGGAGGCGAGATCTGGGTAGAATCGGAGCCGGGGCAAGGTTCTACCTTTCATTTCACCCTGCCCGTTATCAAATTGCCGCTGCTGCAAGCTCATTCGAAACCAGTTGCCGCCCGTTATGTGGCCGTACAGGGGACAGGAGCGAAAGAGCTTGTGACAAGAGAATCGGATGAGCCGGATGATCTTTCGGAAGGAGAACATACAATTCTGATTGTAGACGATGACCCCGTGAATCGACAGGTATTGTTGAATCTGTTGTCCACGGAACGTTACCGTGTAATCGCAGCGGACAGCGGACTCACTGCATTAAAACTTCGTGAACAATTCCCGTCGATCGATCTTGTCATTACGGACTGGATGATGCCCAAAATGTCCGGGCTTGAGTTATGTCGCAAGCTGCGCGAGCACAGTTCCTTGTCAGAGCTGCCGATTTTGATGCTGACTGCCCGTGGGTTGCCTGAGGATATCAAGCACGGATTTCAGGCGGGAGCCAATGACTTCCTGAGCAAACCGGTGGATGCCGGTGAATTGCGCGCTAGGGTTCGGACGTTAATTGAGATGCGGAGTTCTGTGCAGGAGGCTATTCGGACCGAGATGGCCTTTTTGCAGGCCCAGATCAAGCCACACTTCCTATACAATGCACTGAATGTCATTATCGCGACCTGTGCAGTGAATCCGGACAAAGCAACCGATCTGCTAATTGAATTGAGTCATTACCTACGTGGGAGCTTTGACTTCCAGAACAGGGAGCAGCTTGTTCCTTTGAACAAAGAGCTGGAACTGGTGGAGTCGTATGTACATTTGGAACAGGCCAGATTTGAGGAAAGACTGGTGGTTGAATATGAGGTGGAACCGGACGTGCATCTCTATCTGCCGCCTCTCAGCATCCAACCGCTTGTGGAGAATGCCATTCGCCACGGCGTGATGGAGCGGGCAGCAGGCGGGACAGTTCAGCTTAGAATTTTCAAAGAGAGTGAGCATGTGGTCGTTCAGGTTCAAGATGATGGAGTCGGTATCCCCCCTGAGCGTATGGCTCAGGTGAAGTCTGGACGAACCGAAGGTCCAGGAGGTGTCGGGCTGCAAAATATAAACCGTCGCCTGATGTCTCTCTATGGTCAGGGACTGGAAATTCATAGCCATGTGGGTAAAGGTACGCAGATCCGATTCCGTATCCCCGTGCAAAAGGTGGATTATTCCAATTAG
- a CDS encoding DUF1835 domain-containing protein: MIENVFDFDKELYRMNEEELRSLLRMLYLGADMAVSHQTEEHSVDFAVSVQRIFEGLGEERNRKQAEQQMLDTQKPREIHIAIGESPLGSIKVAMGSVPGRVGRRFYSMNDYYAIGPLGDLTDKIVLQRRHLWLLERLHLSEHGNYAIKGVDELIQLNNVMSSIDEETRITIWYANNAHEKTGLLFAIHLLRNRKSPVYLIETSELYQELFHNPDIEYDVWRTGEIVSEKLLAMWNHCVNAEPVSSEERKQMEQEWDSLSKQQGHLRIMKDSKIHSVSEDGIDDFIMQKVRDLTLTRQSDEFIICARVLGEVLGYLEQTVGDAFIEYRIRQLVLQGRLEMEGIPYAMRYYGVRLASKERN; this comes from the coding sequence ATGATTGAAAATGTCTTTGATTTTGATAAAGAATTATATCGCATGAATGAAGAAGAGCTTCGTTCGTTATTGCGTATGCTCTATCTTGGCGCGGACATGGCAGTTAGTCATCAGACAGAAGAACATTCGGTTGATTTTGCGGTGAGCGTACAGCGGATTTTTGAGGGGTTAGGCGAGGAGAGGAATCGGAAGCAAGCTGAGCAGCAAATGCTTGATACACAGAAGCCGCGTGAAATTCATATAGCGATTGGTGAATCACCGTTGGGTAGCATTAAGGTTGCCATGGGTAGTGTTCCTGGACGCGTGGGACGACGTTTTTATTCTATGAATGACTACTATGCTATAGGCCCATTAGGGGATCTCACTGATAAGATAGTTCTACAACGTAGACACCTCTGGTTGCTGGAGCGACTGCATTTAAGTGAACACGGAAATTACGCTATCAAAGGCGTAGATGAACTGATTCAATTAAATAACGTGATGAGTTCCATTGATGAAGAGACTAGAATAACCATTTGGTATGCTAACAACGCCCATGAGAAAACGGGTCTTCTGTTTGCTATTCATTTGCTTCGTAACAGGAAGAGTCCTGTTTATCTGATCGAGACAAGTGAACTGTATCAGGAGTTATTCCATAACCCTGACATTGAGTATGATGTTTGGAGAACAGGAGAGATTGTTTCTGAGAAGCTATTAGCCATGTGGAACCACTGTGTAAATGCAGAGCCGGTGTCTTCAGAAGAACGCAAGCAGATGGAGCAAGAGTGGGATTCTCTCTCTAAACAACAAGGCCATCTGCGAATAATGAAGGATAGTAAGATTCATAGCGTGTCCGAGGACGGAATTGATGATTTCATTATGCAAAAGGTGAGAGATCTTACATTAACCAGACAATCAGATGAATTTATAATATGTGCCCGTGTTTTAGGTGAAGTACTTGGATATTTAGAACAAACTGTGGGAGATGCATTTATTGAATATCGAATACGTCAACTTGTGCTGCAGGGCCGACTGGAGATGGAAGGTATCCCATATGCGATGAGATACTATGGTGTCCGACTTGCGAGTAAGGAGCGGAACTAA